A single Symbiobacterium thermophilum IAM 14863 DNA region contains:
- the rny gene encoding ribonuclease Y has translation MKAILYVIVAVIALILGGAAGVAGGYYWFERESRKKLNSAEARARHIVDEALREAEAKKKEAILEAKEEVHRLRTEAERELKERRAELQRLERRVLQKEEQLDRKVEQLERKEETLSRKERELDRKNQQAQELVNKQMAELERISQLTMEEARELFLKQVEQEARADAAKLIREIDAEARENAEKRARELVGLAVQRVAADHSSELTVTVVSLPNDEMKGRIIGREGRNIRTLETLTGVDLIIDDTPEAVVLSAFDPVRREVAKIALQKLIQDGRIHPARIEEMVEKAQKEVEARIREEGDAACFELGIHNLHPELVKLLGRLKFRTSYGQNVLKHSIEVAHLAGIMAAELGVNVEVAKRAGLLHDIGKAVDHEIEGSHVAIGVSLLRRYKEHPDVIHAMECHHGDVEPRSVEAHLVAAADAISAARPGARRETLETYIKRLEKLEALADSFDGVDKSYAIQAGREIRVMVKPEKIDDYAALKLTKEIARKIEEELEYPGQIRVVVVRETRAVEYAR, from the coding sequence GTGAAGGCAATTCTCTATGTGATCGTTGCCGTCATCGCGCTGATCCTCGGTGGTGCGGCCGGTGTGGCCGGCGGGTACTACTGGTTCGAGCGCGAGTCCCGGAAGAAGCTGAACTCCGCCGAGGCGCGGGCACGCCACATCGTCGACGAGGCCCTGCGGGAGGCGGAGGCTAAGAAGAAGGAAGCGATCCTCGAGGCCAAGGAAGAGGTGCACCGGCTGCGCACCGAGGCCGAGCGGGAGCTGAAGGAGCGGCGCGCGGAGCTCCAGCGGCTGGAGCGCCGGGTGCTGCAGAAGGAAGAGCAGCTCGACCGCAAGGTGGAGCAGCTGGAGCGGAAGGAAGAGACCCTCAGCCGGAAGGAGCGGGAGCTCGACCGCAAGAACCAGCAGGCACAGGAGCTGGTCAACAAGCAGATGGCCGAGCTCGAGCGCATCTCCCAGCTCACGATGGAGGAGGCGCGGGAGCTGTTCCTGAAGCAGGTGGAGCAGGAGGCCCGCGCGGATGCCGCCAAGCTGATCCGGGAGATCGACGCCGAGGCCCGGGAGAATGCCGAGAAGCGCGCCCGGGAACTGGTGGGTCTGGCCGTGCAGCGGGTGGCCGCGGATCACTCCTCGGAGCTGACCGTCACGGTGGTTTCCCTGCCCAACGACGAGATGAAGGGCAGGATCATCGGCCGGGAAGGGCGGAACATCCGTACACTGGAGACGCTCACCGGCGTGGATCTCATCATCGACGATACTCCCGAAGCGGTGGTGCTTTCGGCGTTCGATCCGGTGCGGCGTGAGGTCGCCAAGATCGCGCTGCAGAAGCTGATCCAGGACGGCCGCATCCACCCGGCCCGGATCGAGGAGATGGTGGAGAAGGCGCAGAAGGAGGTGGAGGCCCGGATCCGCGAGGAGGGTGACGCCGCCTGCTTCGAGCTGGGCATCCACAACCTGCACCCGGAGCTGGTGAAGCTGCTGGGGCGCCTGAAGTTCCGCACGTCGTACGGACAGAACGTGCTGAAGCACTCCATCGAGGTCGCGCATCTCGCCGGCATCATGGCCGCCGAGCTGGGTGTCAACGTGGAGGTGGCCAAGCGGGCCGGGTTGCTGCATGACATCGGCAAGGCGGTGGACCACGAGATCGAGGGCTCCCACGTGGCCATCGGCGTGAGCCTGCTGCGGCGGTACAAGGAGCATCCCGACGTGATCCACGCCATGGAGTGCCACCACGGCGACGTCGAGCCCCGCTCGGTGGAGGCGCATCTGGTGGCCGCGGCGGACGCCATCTCGGCCGCACGGCCCGGAGCACGGCGGGAGACCCTGGAGACGTACATCAAGCGGCTGGAGAAGCTGGAGGCCCTGGCGGACAGCTTCGACGGCGTCGACAAGTCCTACGCGATCCAGGCCGGGCGCGAGATCCGGGTCATGGTGAAGCCGGAGAAGATCGACGACTACGCCGCGCTGAAGCTGACCAAGGAGATCGCGCGCAAGATCGAGGAAGAGCTGGAGTACCCGGGACAGATCCGGGTGGTCGTCGTGCGGGAGACGCGCGCGGTGGAGTACGCCCGCTGA
- a CDS encoding leucyl aminopeptidase: MKVEVTSQALTEVAVDVLILPLTEGTPAPADVNEALGGLCAQVVGADFKGEMGQTTLLYTGGRLPARKVLLLGLGKAEKVTNRSLRRAAGIGARAARKSGARSIAFALPGAVEMDEAAAARFITEGALHGLFRLPDWKSEKKPRPEVEAVHILGGERAREGAEHGRIVAEGVNLARALAWTPGNHLTAAKLAERAAEMCRENGIEVEVYDKKGCEELGLGLLLAVNQGSREEPRFIVMRYKGNGGQGPWLGLVGKGLTFDSGGISIKPTEGMWNMKMDMGGAAAVIGAMQAIARLKVKADVMAVIPSTDNMPDGGSYKPGDVVSGLSGKTVEIRSTDAEGRLILADGLAYAAKQGCRKIITASTLTGACNIALGPIRYALVANDDAWEEEVYRAGEAAGERGWKLPHDEEYYDLIKSSVADMINGTKNRAAGTVAGGLFLMKHVGDTPCVHLDIAAVAWKSGSDEYEDEGATGVGTRTFVEAARRFAEGLR, encoded by the coding sequence ATGAAGGTCGAGGTAACCAGCCAGGCTCTCACCGAAGTCGCCGTGGACGTGCTGATTCTGCCGCTCACCGAGGGCACCCCGGCGCCGGCCGACGTGAACGAGGCGCTGGGCGGGCTGTGCGCGCAGGTGGTGGGCGCGGACTTCAAGGGCGAGATGGGGCAGACAACGCTGCTGTACACCGGGGGCCGGCTGCCGGCGCGCAAGGTCCTGCTCCTGGGCCTCGGGAAGGCGGAGAAGGTCACCAACCGGTCGCTGCGGCGCGCCGCGGGCATCGGGGCGCGTGCGGCCCGGAAGAGCGGCGCCCGGTCGATCGCCTTCGCGCTGCCCGGGGCGGTGGAGATGGACGAGGCGGCTGCCGCCCGCTTCATCACCGAGGGGGCGCTGCACGGCCTCTTCCGCTTGCCTGACTGGAAGTCGGAGAAGAAGCCCCGCCCCGAGGTGGAGGCCGTGCACATCCTGGGCGGCGAGCGAGCCCGGGAAGGAGCGGAGCACGGCCGCATCGTGGCGGAGGGGGTCAACCTCGCCCGCGCCCTGGCCTGGACGCCGGGCAACCACCTGACGGCCGCGAAGCTGGCGGAGCGCGCCGCGGAGATGTGCAGGGAGAACGGCATCGAGGTCGAGGTATACGACAAGAAAGGCTGCGAGGAGCTGGGCCTGGGCCTGCTGCTTGCCGTAAACCAGGGCTCCCGGGAGGAGCCGCGCTTCATCGTGATGCGGTACAAGGGCAACGGCGGCCAGGGGCCGTGGCTGGGCCTGGTGGGCAAGGGACTCACCTTTGACTCCGGCGGAATCTCCATCAAGCCCACCGAGGGCATGTGGAACATGAAGATGGACATGGGCGGCGCCGCGGCCGTCATCGGCGCCATGCAGGCCATCGCCCGGCTGAAGGTGAAGGCCGACGTGATGGCGGTCATCCCCTCCACCGACAACATGCCGGACGGCGGCTCGTACAAGCCTGGCGACGTCGTTTCGGGCCTCTCCGGCAAGACGGTGGAGATCCGCTCCACCGACGCCGAGGGCCGGCTGATCCTGGCCGACGGCCTGGCGTACGCGGCGAAGCAGGGCTGCCGCAAGATCATCACCGCCTCGACGCTGACGGGCGCCTGCAACATCGCCCTGGGGCCGATCCGCTACGCCCTGGTGGCCAACGACGACGCCTGGGAGGAAGAGGTCTACCGGGCCGGCGAGGCCGCCGGGGAGCGGGGCTGGAAGCTGCCCCACGACGAGGAGTACTACGACCTCATCAAGTCTTCGGTCGCGGACATGATCAACGGGACGAAGAACAGGGCCGCGGGCACCGTGGCAGGCGGTCTCTTCCTCATGAAGCACGTGGGGGACACGCCGTGCGTCCACCTGGACATCGCCGCGGTGGCGTGGAAGAGCGGCAGCGACGAGTATGAGGACGAGGGCGCCACCGGCGTCGGGACCCGCACCTTCGTCGAGGCCGCCCGGCGCTTCGCGGAGGGCCTGCGCTAG
- a CDS encoding stage V sporulation protein S gives MEVLKVSAKSSPNAVAGALAGCLRERGSAEIQAIGAGALNQAVKAVAIARGFVAPSGVDLICIPAFTDLKIDGEERTAIKLIVEPR, from the coding sequence ATGGAAGTGCTGAAGGTGTCGGCGAAGTCGAGCCCGAACGCAGTGGCGGGCGCTCTCGCGGGTTGCCTGCGCGAGCGTGGCTCCGCCGAGATCCAGGCAATTGGGGCAGGAGCGCTCAACCAGGCGGTCAAGGCGGTGGCGATCGCCCGCGGGTTCGTTGCGCCCAGCGGCGTCGATCTGATCTGCATCCCGGCGTTTACCGATCTGAAGATTGATGGGGAGGAGCGCACGGCGATCAAGCTGATCGTCGAGCCGCGCTGA
- a CDS encoding dipeptidase, whose amino-acid sequence MVHLEEAAALHRRCPVIDGHADSILMVLAGERTLTERSDKGHIDWPRAREAGVTCTVQAAWVDPVYYPVAPRRAHEAIDGLLGQIDAAEGVRLVLRADDVTAAHAAGELAVLLNIEGAEAIQGSLALLRNYYRLGVRMMGLVWNHRNEVAEGVGEPESGGGLTRFGREVVREMNRLGMLIDLAHITPAGFFQVLELSEDPVLFTHGNCQALYDHPRNLTDEQIRALAAHGGVFGISFVSSFMGRETAALTTVADHIDHVCQLLGNADHVGLGSDFDGATPPPGLEDVTCLPRLTAELMRRGYGEADLVKILGGNYLRVFQQVLR is encoded by the coding sequence ATGGTGCACCTGGAGGAGGCAGCGGCGCTGCACCGCCGCTGCCCGGTGATTGATGGGCACGCGGATTCGATCCTGATGGTCCTGGCCGGCGAGCGCACCCTGACCGAACGGTCGGACAAGGGGCACATCGACTGGCCCCGGGCCCGGGAGGCCGGGGTCACCTGCACGGTGCAGGCGGCCTGGGTCGACCCGGTCTACTACCCCGTGGCCCCGCGGCGGGCGCACGAGGCCATCGACGGGCTGCTGGGCCAGATCGACGCGGCCGAAGGCGTGCGGCTGGTGCTGCGGGCCGACGACGTCACCGCCGCCCACGCGGCCGGCGAACTGGCCGTGCTGCTGAACATCGAGGGGGCGGAGGCGATCCAGGGGTCCCTGGCCCTGCTGCGCAACTACTACCGGCTGGGCGTGCGCATGATGGGCCTCGTCTGGAACCACCGCAACGAGGTGGCCGAAGGGGTCGGCGAACCCGAGTCCGGCGGCGGCCTCACCCGGTTCGGTCGCGAGGTGGTGCGCGAGATGAACCGGTTGGGCATGCTCATCGACCTGGCCCACATCACGCCGGCAGGGTTCTTCCAGGTGCTGGAACTGTCGGAGGACCCGGTGCTGTTCACCCACGGCAACTGCCAGGCGCTGTACGATCACCCCCGGAACCTGACCGATGAGCAGATCCGGGCCCTGGCCGCGCACGGCGGCGTGTTCGGCATCTCCTTCGTGTCCAGCTTTATGGGCCGGGAGACCGCAGCCTTGACGACGGTGGCCGATCACATCGACCACGTGTGCCAGTTGCTGGGCAATGCCGACCACGTCGGCCTGGGCTCGGACTTCGACGGGGCGACGCCGCCGCCCGGGCTGGAGGACGTCACCTGCCTGCCCCGGTTGACGGCGGAGCTCATGCGGCGGGGGTACGGGGAGGCCGACCTGGTCAAGATCCTGGGCGGCAACTACTTGCGGGTCTTCCAACAGGTTCTGCGGTAG
- a CDS encoding DUF58 domain-containing protein has translation MRLGSGSGLQWLGAAALLLAALWLRSGLLLLAAGLVALVAGVVALWRRFGLSRLTYERHFQQNRCFPGEPVTLTVTVTNRKVLPLTYLVVEESVPVALEVESRRLHFQSRARGRLRMRFSLGWYQRVERRLTVRAARRGAYRLGPAVVAAGDPFGWAEQRMEVAPSDLLIVYPRVVPLEEVGLPAQRPFGDLASRDRLFADPLRFAGVREYRPGDPLNQVHWKATAATGELQVRLLDPSASLGLAVFLNTWSYERFWEGDDADALEAGVTLAASIVGWAHEHALPVGLYANGLVYGWGFSLHLPPARGDGVLVQALEGLARLQTGSPQPLWELMAAEVPALPYGTSLVVITRQVGVDLAGAVLRAQRSGRPVTLVVTGPEAEPVPELPGVRVYRVGGEEGLHGAVLAE, from the coding sequence GTGCGCCTGGGCAGCGGATCCGGGCTGCAGTGGCTGGGCGCAGCTGCCCTGCTGCTCGCGGCGCTCTGGCTCCGTAGCGGCCTACTGCTGCTGGCGGCAGGCCTCGTTGCGCTGGTGGCGGGCGTGGTAGCCCTGTGGCGGCGGTTCGGCCTCAGCCGGCTCACGTACGAGCGGCACTTCCAGCAGAACCGGTGCTTCCCGGGCGAGCCGGTCACGCTCACGGTCACCGTGACCAACCGGAAGGTCCTGCCGCTGACCTACCTCGTCGTGGAGGAGTCGGTGCCCGTGGCGCTGGAGGTGGAGTCCCGGCGCCTGCACTTCCAGAGCCGGGCCCGCGGGAGGCTGCGGATGCGCTTCAGCCTCGGCTGGTACCAGCGGGTGGAGCGGCGCTTAACGGTGCGGGCCGCGCGGCGCGGGGCCTACCGCCTGGGGCCCGCGGTGGTGGCCGCGGGCGACCCGTTCGGGTGGGCCGAGCAGCGCATGGAGGTCGCACCGTCCGACCTGTTGATCGTCTATCCGCGGGTGGTGCCGCTGGAGGAGGTCGGGCTGCCGGCGCAGCGACCGTTCGGCGACCTGGCGTCCCGGGACCGGCTCTTCGCGGACCCCCTCCGGTTCGCGGGGGTACGCGAGTACCGGCCCGGGGACCCGCTGAACCAGGTGCACTGGAAGGCGACGGCCGCGACCGGCGAGCTGCAGGTGCGGCTGCTGGACCCGTCCGCCAGCCTGGGGCTGGCGGTCTTCCTGAACACGTGGTCGTACGAACGCTTCTGGGAGGGCGACGACGCGGACGCCCTGGAGGCTGGCGTGACCCTGGCGGCCTCGATCGTGGGCTGGGCCCACGAGCACGCCCTGCCGGTGGGCCTCTACGCCAACGGCCTCGTGTACGGGTGGGGCTTCAGCCTGCATCTGCCGCCGGCCCGCGGAGACGGCGTGCTGGTCCAGGCCCTGGAGGGGCTCGCCCGGCTGCAGACGGGATCGCCCCAGCCCCTCTGGGAGTTGATGGCCGCGGAAGTGCCGGCGCTGCCGTACGGCACCTCGCTGGTGGTGATCACCCGGCAGGTGGGCGTCGACCTGGCGGGCGCGGTCCTGCGCGCCCAGCGGTCCGGCCGCCCCGTGACCCTGGTGGTGACCGGGCCGGAGGCGGAGCCGGTGCCGGAGCTGCCGGGGGTCCGGGTCTACCGCGTGGGCGGAGAGGAGGGGCTGCATGGCGCGGTTCTGGCGGAGTAG
- a CDS encoding TIGR00282 family metallophosphoesterase: MRILFFGDVYGRVGREVVARRLTPLVKETGADAVIVNGENAAGGKGISAQICQELFSLGVDVITLGNHAFDKREIATYIDGEPRLIRPLNYPPGTPGAGSYIVRRGGRPLLAVVQVQGRVYSPQLLEDPFRAVEGEVERLRQSTPVIIVDCHAEATSEKQAMGWFLDGQVSAVIGTHTHVQTADEVILPGGTAYMTDVGMCGPWVSVIGADRELVLERFLTQRPVRLEAARGPAILSAVLIEVDEATGKATGIQRILEREVATEPLASLFGRW, encoded by the coding sequence TTGCGCATTTTGTTCTTCGGTGACGTATACGGTCGAGTGGGTCGGGAGGTGGTGGCGCGGCGGCTGACCCCGCTGGTGAAGGAGACCGGCGCGGATGCGGTGATCGTCAACGGTGAGAATGCAGCGGGAGGCAAGGGCATCAGCGCGCAGATCTGCCAGGAGCTGTTCTCACTGGGCGTCGACGTGATCACGCTGGGCAACCACGCCTTCGACAAGCGGGAGATCGCCACATATATCGATGGGGAACCACGCCTGATCCGCCCCCTGAACTACCCTCCGGGGACACCGGGAGCGGGTTCGTACATCGTCCGCCGCGGGGGCAGGCCCCTGCTGGCGGTGGTTCAGGTGCAGGGGCGGGTGTACTCTCCGCAGCTGCTGGAGGACCCGTTCCGGGCCGTGGAGGGGGAAGTGGAGCGGCTCAGGCAGAGCACGCCGGTGATCATTGTCGACTGTCACGCGGAGGCCACGTCTGAGAAGCAGGCGATGGGCTGGTTTCTGGACGGTCAGGTGAGCGCCGTCATCGGCACGCACACCCATGTGCAGACGGCGGACGAGGTCATCCTGCCCGGGGGGACGGCCTACATGACCGACGTGGGCATGTGTGGTCCCTGGGTGTCGGTGATCGGTGCCGACCGCGAGCTGGTGCTGGAGCGGTTCCTGACGCAGCGTCCCGTTCGGCTGGAGGCTGCCCGGGGGCCGGCGATCCTGTCGGCGGTGCTCATCGAGGTGGATGAAGCGACCGGCAAGGCCACCGGCATCCAGCGAATCTTGGAAAGAGAAGTGGCTACAGAACCACTTGCTAGTCTCTTTGGAAGATGGTAG
- a CDS encoding DUF4129 domain-containing protein, translating to MARFWRSRGLWVRWLLAALVETAAALPWMLFLYAADGEAGWFEAVPGAWLPLAVFLTAAVWESGSRGDARPARVGALVAGAALAYLAAYALLPAPLRTGVFGLNPALAFVPVAVYLWYAGASCALEGLEYGRLFERAWRLFGGQLAGIVCLLLLGEARSGPVQLVLGWSVVLLFGAGLSLLILTRERALLGAFDAEEQAAEPTSPAVTGFVLALLAGTVAASAVLTVDRVATLLRAVGRLVAPVYNVLVQVAAYLAMGVAMLLEPLFNLLKWLASQQEPTEQGGGEDVAPGPPDLPPDAGAQLDLEPVLKAGLILVAVALAALLLWRMSAVRRRTSEVDEERTNLGFWASLWQDLRGLLQARRTAGAVGDGAGEEPVPPGSARELYRRLQRWGSSRVRPRRPAETPNAYRSALAGAQPRAADAVDAVTAVYNQERYGSRPPDAETVAEAAALWEASCERDFTV from the coding sequence ATGGCGCGGTTCTGGCGGAGTAGGGGCCTCTGGGTCCGGTGGCTGTTGGCCGCGCTGGTGGAGACCGCGGCGGCCCTCCCGTGGATGCTTTTCCTCTACGCGGCGGACGGTGAGGCGGGCTGGTTCGAGGCTGTGCCCGGTGCGTGGCTGCCGCTCGCCGTCTTCCTGACCGCGGCGGTGTGGGAGTCGGGAAGCCGGGGCGACGCGCGCCCCGCGCGCGTCGGGGCCCTGGTGGCGGGCGCCGCCCTGGCCTACCTGGCGGCGTACGCCCTCCTGCCGGCGCCGCTGCGGACCGGGGTGTTCGGCCTCAACCCGGCGCTGGCCTTCGTGCCCGTGGCCGTTTACCTCTGGTACGCCGGGGCCAGCTGCGCCCTGGAGGGGCTGGAGTACGGCCGCCTCTTCGAGCGGGCGTGGCGGCTGTTCGGCGGGCAGCTGGCCGGCATCGTGTGTCTCCTGCTGCTGGGCGAGGCGCGGTCCGGCCCGGTGCAACTGGTACTGGGATGGTCCGTGGTGCTGCTGTTCGGGGCCGGCCTCTCGCTGTTGATCCTGACCCGGGAGCGGGCTCTGCTGGGCGCCTTCGATGCGGAGGAGCAGGCCGCGGAGCCCACATCCCCCGCTGTGACCGGCTTCGTGCTGGCCCTGCTCGCCGGGACGGTCGCGGCGTCCGCTGTGCTGACGGTGGACCGGGTGGCGACGCTCCTGCGCGCGGTCGGCCGGCTCGTGGCGCCGGTCTACAACGTCCTGGTCCAGGTCGCAGCGTATCTCGCCATGGGCGTCGCCATGCTCCTGGAGCCTCTGTTCAACCTGCTGAAGTGGCTGGCATCCCAGCAGGAGCCGACGGAGCAGGGGGGAGGCGAGGACGTTGCGCCGGGCCCGCCCGACCTGCCCCCGGATGCCGGGGCGCAGCTGGATCTGGAGCCCGTGCTGAAGGCCGGGTTGATCCTGGTGGCGGTAGCGCTGGCGGCCCTGCTGCTGTGGCGCATGAGCGCCGTGCGGCGGCGCACGTCCGAGGTGGACGAGGAGCGGACCAACCTCGGCTTCTGGGCCTCGCTCTGGCAGGACCTGCGGGGGCTGCTGCAAGCGCGCCGAACCGCAGGGGCGGTGGGAGACGGCGCCGGGGAGGAACCGGTTCCGCCCGGCAGCGCCCGGGAGCTTTACCGGCGGCTGCAGCGGTGGGGTTCCTCGCGGGTGCGCCCCCGGCGGCCGGCCGAGACCCCCAACGCGTATCGGTCGGCGCTGGCCGGCGCGCAGCCTCGGGCTGCCGACGCGGTCGACGCCGTGACCGCGGTCTACAACCAGGAGCGCTACGGCAGCCGGCCGCCGGATGCGGAGACGGTTGCAGAGGCCGCAGCGCTTTGGGAGGCCAGTTGCGAACGGGACTTCACTGTGTAA
- a CDS encoding PHP domain-containing protein codes for MVRIPMPPPQGRADLHNHTTASDGTLTPAEQVRWAASQGLAAVGITDHDTIAGWAEAKEAAEEAGIELVPGCELSTEVGGTEVHILAYYFDPEDPGMADLLRRMRGGRRKRVEEAVAKLHALGYADVSLERILARGGESVGRPHIAAELVDLGIVRTLKEAFERFLAQGRPAYVPRPKLEPAEAIAVVRQAGGVPVLAHPGLIGDDRWVREAIAAGVMGIEAYHTDHSELQRQFYARWGHDAGLVVTGGTDSHGPQGTRTVVPGTVNVGMDVVERLKALSLWYQRSRGSLA; via the coding sequence ATGGTGCGGATTCCGATGCCGCCGCCTCAGGGGCGCGCGGACCTGCACAACCACACCACCGCCTCCGACGGGACGCTGACCCCGGCGGAGCAGGTGCGATGGGCGGCCAGCCAGGGGCTGGCCGCCGTGGGCATCACGGACCACGACACCATCGCCGGCTGGGCCGAGGCGAAGGAGGCCGCGGAGGAGGCAGGCATCGAGCTGGTGCCCGGATGTGAGCTCTCCACCGAGGTGGGCGGGACCGAAGTGCACATCCTCGCGTACTACTTCGACCCGGAGGACCCGGGGATGGCTGATCTGCTGCGCCGCATGCGGGGCGGGCGGCGGAAGCGGGTGGAGGAGGCGGTGGCGAAGCTGCACGCGCTGGGCTACGCCGATGTGTCGCTGGAGCGGATCCTCGCCCGGGGCGGGGAGTCCGTGGGGCGCCCGCACATCGCCGCGGAGCTGGTGGACCTGGGGATCGTGCGCACCCTCAAGGAAGCGTTCGAGCGATTCCTGGCCCAGGGTCGGCCGGCCTACGTGCCGCGTCCCAAGCTGGAGCCGGCGGAGGCGATCGCCGTCGTCAGGCAGGCGGGCGGTGTGCCGGTGCTGGCGCACCCCGGGCTGATCGGGGACGACCGGTGGGTGCGGGAGGCGATCGCCGCCGGGGTCATGGGCATCGAGGCCTACCACACGGACCACAGCGAGCTGCAGCGCCAGTTCTACGCCCGCTGGGGCCACGACGCAGGCCTCGTCGTCACTGGCGGCACCGACAGCCACGGCCCGCAGGGGACCCGCACGGTGGTGCCGGGCACGGTCAACGTGGGGATGGACGTGGTGGAAAGGCTGAAGGCGCTCTCCCTCTGGTACCAGCGGTCGCGCGGGTCGCTGGCATAA
- a CDS encoding AAA family ATPase has protein sequence MEQMAALAARIRANMEKVMVGKADVIELLLVALAAGGHVLIEDVPGTGKTMLAKSLARSLDVTFRRIQFTPDLLPSDVTGLSYFNQKTGEFEFRPGPVFAQVLLADEINRATPRTQSALLECMEERQVTVEGVTRPLARPFLVLATQNPVEQEGTFPLPEAQLDRFLLKLPAGYPSADEEMAMLDRFRSGDPYRELAPVATADEILALQQAVPQVHVARPVQQYIVDLARATRSAEGIELGVSPRGTLALLRASQALAAVRGRDYVLPDDVQYLARPVLAHRLVTSTQLRLRGRGAAEVLDGILAATPVPAEPVPKGAV, from the coding sequence ATGGAGCAGATGGCAGCGCTGGCGGCACGGATCCGCGCCAATATGGAGAAGGTCATGGTGGGCAAGGCCGACGTCATCGAACTGCTACTGGTGGCGCTGGCGGCCGGTGGCCACGTGCTCATCGAGGACGTGCCGGGGACGGGCAAGACGATGCTGGCGAAGTCGCTGGCCCGGTCGCTGGACGTGACGTTCCGCCGCATCCAGTTTACCCCGGACCTGCTGCCTTCCGACGTGACGGGCCTCTCCTATTTCAACCAGAAGACGGGCGAGTTTGAGTTCCGCCCGGGACCCGTGTTCGCGCAGGTGCTGCTGGCCGATGAGATCAACCGCGCGACGCCCCGCACCCAGTCGGCCCTCCTGGAGTGCATGGAGGAGCGGCAAGTGACGGTGGAGGGCGTCACGCGGCCGCTGGCTCGCCCCTTCCTCGTGCTGGCGACGCAGAACCCGGTGGAGCAGGAGGGCACCTTCCCGCTGCCCGAGGCGCAGCTGGACCGGTTCCTGCTGAAGCTGCCTGCCGGGTACCCGTCGGCCGACGAGGAGATGGCGATGCTGGACCGCTTCCGCAGCGGCGACCCCTACCGGGAGCTCGCGCCGGTCGCCACGGCCGACGAGATCCTCGCGCTCCAGCAGGCGGTGCCCCAGGTGCACGTGGCGCGGCCGGTTCAACAGTACATCGTGGACCTGGCCCGCGCGACCCGCAGCGCCGAGGGCATCGAGCTGGGAGTCAGCCCCCGGGGCACGCTGGCCCTGCTGCGGGCGAGCCAGGCCCTGGCGGCGGTGCGGGGGCGCGACTACGTCCTCCCGGACGACGTGCAGTACCTGGCCCGGCCGGTGCTGGCCCACCGGCTCGTGACGTCCACCCAGCTGCGGCTGCGGGGGCGCGGCGCCGCCGAAGTGCTGGATGGGATCCTCGCGGCCACGCCGGTCCCCGCGGAACCGGTGCCGAAGGGGGCGGTGTAG
- a CDS encoding ABC transporter ATP-binding protein: MAEVSLRHVSKKFGDVTVVRDFNLDIADREFIVFVGPSGCGKSTTLRMIAGLEEITEGEIYIGDRLVNNVAPKDRDIAMVFQNYALYPHMNVYENMAFGLKLRRVPKAEIDRRVKEAAAILGLSDLLGRKPKSLSGGQRQRVALGRAIVRNPKVFLMDEPLSNLDAKLRASMRTELAKLHERLQTTTIYVTHDQVEAMTMGHRIVVMRDGVIQQVAPPQELYDRPANLFVAGFIGSPAMNFLRGRLSEDGQVFRAATFQFRLPERLAAAARPYAGKEMILGIRPENIHADPTYLATHDGPRIPARIEVVEPLGAEIYLYLRTGEDEVTARVEPHLRFRPHDQLDLAFDADKVHLFDAATEMAVR; encoded by the coding sequence ATGGCTGAGGTCAGTTTGCGGCACGTTTCCAAGAAGTTCGGCGACGTGACGGTCGTCCGGGACTTTAACCTGGACATCGCCGACCGCGAGTTCATCGTGTTCGTCGGGCCGTCGGGGTGCGGCAAGTCCACCACCCTGCGCATGATTGCCGGCCTGGAGGAAATTACTGAGGGTGAGATCTACATCGGCGACCGGCTGGTGAACAACGTGGCGCCGAAGGACCGGGACATCGCCATGGTCTTCCAGAACTACGCGCTGTACCCGCACATGAACGTTTACGAAAACATGGCCTTCGGCCTGAAGCTCCGGAGGGTCCCGAAGGCCGAGATCGACCGGCGGGTGAAGGAGGCGGCGGCCATCCTGGGCCTCAGTGACCTGCTGGGCCGCAAGCCCAAGTCGCTCTCCGGCGGCCAGCGGCAGCGGGTGGCCTTGGGGCGCGCCATCGTGCGCAACCCCAAGGTGTTCCTGATGGACGAGCCGCTCTCCAACCTGGACGCCAAGCTGCGGGCATCCATGCGCACCGAGCTGGCCAAGCTGCACGAGCGGCTGCAGACGACGACGATCTACGTCACCCACGACCAGGTGGAGGCCATGACCATGGGCCACCGCATCGTGGTCATGCGGGACGGCGTGATCCAGCAGGTGGCGCCGCCCCAGGAGCTGTACGACCGGCCGGCCAACCTGTTCGTCGCCGGGTTCATCGGCTCGCCGGCCATGAACTTCCTGCGGGGCCGGCTCTCCGAGGACGGCCAGGTGTTCCGCGCCGCCACCTTCCAGTTCCGGCTGCCCGAGCGGCTGGCCGCAGCCGCCCGCCCCTACGCCGGTAAGGAGATGATCCTGGGCATCCGGCCGGAGAACATCCACGCGGATCCCACCTACCTGGCGACCCACGACGGGCCGCGCATCCCGGCGCGGATCGAGGTGGTCGAGCCGCTGGGCGCGGAGATCTACCTGTACCTGCGCACCGGCGAGGACGAGGTCACCGCGCGGGTCGAACCCCACCTGCGCTTCCGCCCCCACGACCAGCTCGACCTGGCCTTCGACGCGGACAAGGTGCACCTGTTCGACGCCGCGACGGAGATGGCGGTCCGCTGA